The Zalophus californianus isolate mZalCal1 chromosome 8, mZalCal1.pri.v2, whole genome shotgun sequence genome has a segment encoding these proteins:
- the LOC118357304 gene encoding tubulin alpha-8 chain-like, which yields MHECISIHVGQAGVQMGNACWELYCLEHNIQPNGTMPSDKALGSSDDSFNTFFSETGAGKHVPRAVFVDLEPAVIDGVRTGIYRQLFHPEQLISGKEDAANNYARGHYTVGKEIIDLVLERIRKLTDQCTGLQGFLIFHSFGGGTGSGFTSLLMERLSVDYGKKSKLEFAIYPAPQVSTAVVEPYNSILTTHTTLEHSDCAFMVDNEAIYDICRRNLDIERPTYTNLNRLIGQIVSSITASLCFDGALNVDLTEFQTNLVPYPRIHFPLVTYSPIVSAEKAYHEQLSVAEITNACFEPSNQMVKCDPRHGKYMACCMLYRGEVVPKDVNAAIATIKTKRTIQFVDWCPTGFKVGINYQPPTVVSGGDLAKVQRAVCMLSNTTAIAEAWARLDHKFDLMYAKRAFVHWYVGEGMEEGEFSEAREDLAALEKDYEEVGTESMDGEDESEEF from the coding sequence ATGCATGAGTGTATCTCCATCCATGTGGGCCAGGCGGGCGTGCAGATGGGCAATGCCTGCTGGGAGCTCTACTGCTTGGAGCACAACATCCAGCCCAATGGCACCATGCCCAGTGACAAGGCTCTGGGCAGCAGTGATGACTCCTTCAACACCTTCTTCAGTGAGACCGGGGCTGGCAAGCATGTGCCCCGGGCTGTCTTTGTGGACCTGGAGCCTGCTGTCATAGATGGGGTAAGAACTGGCATTTATAGGCAGCTCTTCCACCCTGAGCAGCTGATATCTGGCAAGGAAGATGCTGCCAACAACTATGCCCGAGGCCACTACACTGTGGGGAAGGAGATCATCGATCTTGTGCTGGAGCGAATCCGAAAACTGACAGACCAGTGCACCGGGCTTCAGGGTTTCCTGATCTTCCATAGCTTTGGGGGTGGCACTGGCTCAGGCTTCACCTCCCTGTTGATGGAGCGGCTTTCTGTGGACTATGGCAAGAAGTCCAAGTTGGAATTTGCCATCTACCCCGCCCCCCAAGTATCCACAGCGGTTGTGGAGCCCTACAACTCCATCCTGACCACCCACACCACCCTGGAGCACTCGGACTGTGCCTTCATGGTGGACAACGAGGCCATCTATGACATCTGCCGCCGCAACCTGGACATTGAGCGCCCCACCTACACCAACCTCAACCGCCTCATCGGCCAGATCGTGTCCTCCATCACGGCCTCCCTGTGCTTCGACGGGGCCCTCAACGTGGACCTCACAGAGTTCCAGACGAACCTGGTGCCCTATCCCCGCATCCACTTCCCCCTGGTGACCTACTCCCCCATCGTCTCAGCTGAGAAGGCCTACCATGAGCAGCTGTCGGTGGCAGAGATCACCAACGCCTGCTTTGAGCCCTCCAACCAGATGGTCAAGTGTGACCCCCGTCACGGCAAATACATGGCCTGCTGCATGCTCTACCGCGGAGAAGTGGTGCCCAAGGATGTGAATGCTGCCATTGCCACTATCAAGACCAAGCGTACCATCCAGTTTGTGGACTGGTGTCCCACAGGTTTCAAGGTTGGCATTAACTACCAGCCCCCCACAGTGGTGTCCGGGGGCGACCTGGCCAAGGTGCAGCGGGCCGTGTGCATGCTGAGCAACACCACAGCCATCGCCGAGGCCTGGGCCCGCCTCGACCACAAGTTTGACCTGATGTATGCCAAACGGGCCTTTGTGCACTGGTACGTGGGCGAGGgcatggaggaaggggagttcTCCGAGGCCCGAGAGGACCTGGCTGCCCTGGAGAAGGATTATGAAGAAGTGGGAACAGAGTCTATGGACGGTGAGGATGAGAGTGAGGAGTTCTAG